One segment of Vicinamibacterales bacterium DNA contains the following:
- a CDS encoding copper resistance system multicopper oxidase yields the protein MINRRTFVKGLAVSGAAAGLGLWPSRGFAQAGARPSPATLRGTEFDLRIAEAPLNFTGATRMGITVNGSVPAPLVRWQEGDTVTMRVANALEEDTSIHWHGIILPANMDGVPGLSFHGIHPGETYTYRFTVRQGGTYWYHSHSGFQEQRGLYGPLVIDPREPEPFRFDREHVVMLTDWTDEDPKRVLAKLKKQSDYYNHDRRTFQDFLRDAKQNGLAATIADRRAWGDMRMSPTDLSDVSGHTYTHLMNGVTPSGNWTGLFNPGERVRLRFINGSAMTYFDVRIPGLKMTVVAADGQYVHPVSVDEFRIACAETFDVIVEPSGQDAFTIFAQAMDRTAYAAGTLAVREGLRAPVPSMDPRPLLTMADMGHGGAGHDMAAMAKPAADAAAADPHAGHTMPAPPPDPHAGHTMPAAAGAAIVHPETERGNTLVDMQAMMATAKLDDPGIGLRNNGRRVLTYADLRSTFPDPDGREPGRTVELHLTGHMERFAWSFNGVKFADAGPLRLTYGERLRIVLVNDTMMTHPIHLHGMWSDLEDEAGNFQVRKHTIDMPPGTRRTYRVRADALGRWAYHCHLLFHMETGMFREVRVEE from the coding sequence ATGATCAATCGACGTACTTTCGTGAAGGGACTGGCCGTGAGCGGCGCCGCGGCCGGTCTTGGCTTATGGCCGTCCCGCGGCTTCGCGCAAGCCGGCGCCCGGCCCAGCCCCGCCACGTTGCGCGGCACCGAGTTCGATCTCCGGATCGCGGAAGCACCGCTGAACTTCACCGGTGCCACCCGCATGGGCATCACGGTGAACGGTTCGGTGCCGGCGCCCCTCGTGCGATGGCAAGAGGGCGACACCGTGACGATGCGCGTCGCCAATGCGCTAGAGGAAGACACCTCCATCCACTGGCACGGCATCATCCTGCCGGCCAACATGGACGGCGTGCCCGGGCTGAGCTTCCACGGCATCCATCCCGGCGAGACCTACACCTACCGGTTCACCGTCCGCCAGGGCGGCACCTACTGGTACCACAGCCACTCCGGCTTCCAGGAACAGCGCGGGCTCTACGGCCCGCTGGTGATCGATCCGCGCGAGCCCGAGCCGTTCCGCTTCGATCGCGAGCACGTCGTGATGCTCACCGACTGGACCGACGAGGACCCCAAGCGCGTGCTGGCGAAGCTGAAGAAGCAGTCGGACTACTACAACCACGATCGCCGCACCTTCCAGGACTTTCTCCGCGACGCCAAGCAGAACGGCCTCGCGGCCACCATCGCCGATCGCCGCGCCTGGGGCGACATGCGCATGTCGCCGACGGACCTCTCCGACGTGTCGGGGCACACCTACACGCACCTGATGAACGGCGTCACGCCCTCGGGCAACTGGACCGGCCTGTTCAACCCGGGCGAACGCGTGCGGCTCCGCTTCATCAACGGCTCCGCCATGACCTACTTCGACGTCCGCATTCCCGGGCTGAAGATGACGGTGGTCGCCGCCGACGGCCAGTACGTGCATCCGGTCAGCGTCGATGAGTTCCGGATCGCGTGCGCCGAGACCTTCGACGTGATCGTGGAGCCGTCGGGACAGGACGCGTTCACGATTTTCGCGCAGGCCATGGATCGCACCGCCTACGCCGCCGGCACGCTCGCCGTTCGCGAGGGCCTGCGGGCGCCGGTGCCGTCGATGGATCCGCGTCCGCTCTTGACAATGGCCGACATGGGGCACGGCGGCGCGGGTCACGACATGGCGGCGATGGCGAAGCCCGCCGCCGATGCGGCGGCCGCCGACCCGCACGCCGGGCACACCATGCCCGCGCCGCCTCCGGATCCGCATGCCGGGCACACCATGCCTGCAGCCGCCGGTGCCGCGATCGTGCATCCCGAGACCGAGCGCGGCAACACGCTCGTGGACATGCAGGCGATGATGGCCACCGCGAAGCTGGACGATCCCGGCATTGGCCTCCGCAACAACGGCCGGCGCGTCTTGACCTACGCCGACTTGCGAAGCACGTTTCCGGATCCCGACGGGCGTGAGCCCGGCCGCACCGTGGAACTGCACCTCACCGGGCACATGGAACGCTTCGCCTGGTCGTTCAACGGCGTCAAGTTCGCGGATGCCGGACCCCTTCGCCTCACCTACGGCGAGCGCCTGCGCATCGTCCTGGTCAACGACACGATGATGACGCACCCCATCCACCTTCACGGCATGTGGAGCGACCTCGAAGACGAGGCCGGCAACTTCCAGGTGCGCAAGCACACCATCGACATGCCGCCAGGAACCCGGCGCACCTATCGGGTGCGCGCGGATGCGCTGGGACGATGGGCGTATCACTGCCACTTGCTGTTTCACATGGAGACCGGCATGTTCCGCGAAGTGCGGGTGGAGGAGTAA
- a CDS encoding Na+/H+ antiporter NhaA, with protein MINNFLLLPIGAALALVWANVAAESYFRVALALRFAVNDIGMVFFVGLVTEEVIEAVRPGGTLHHWRRTLLPVAAAVGGTLGSVAVYLAFVHSYGEFRLLRGWPVAAAQDVAFAYLIARLIFPRRRGPVAFLLAVAIVSNALGILSIAIWFPEPGAYPIGLFLMAAAVLMAALLRFMGTNAIWPYLVTSGAVSWLACYWSGIQPALALVPIVPFLPHRPRALDASADRPDDQRLPQRRFEHIFKYPVQVVLFLFGLVNGGVLLTAGMTGAWAVLTAALVGRPVGILVASGLAVMAGLRLPAHLRWRELVVVSLAASAGFSFALFFATAVVPPGPHLSDLKLGALSTVAGALVAIAAGRLLHVGRFGRRPPQAATA; from the coding sequence GTGATCAACAACTTCCTGCTCTTGCCGATTGGCGCCGCGCTGGCGTTGGTGTGGGCCAACGTGGCCGCCGAGAGCTACTTCCGCGTCGCCCTGGCCCTGCGCTTCGCGGTCAACGATATCGGGATGGTGTTCTTTGTCGGCCTGGTCACCGAGGAGGTCATCGAAGCGGTGCGGCCGGGCGGCACGCTCCACCATTGGCGCCGAACGCTGCTGCCGGTGGCCGCCGCCGTCGGCGGCACGCTGGGGTCGGTGGCCGTCTACCTGGCATTCGTGCACTCGTATGGCGAGTTCAGGCTGCTGCGTGGCTGGCCGGTCGCCGCTGCCCAGGACGTGGCGTTCGCCTACCTCATTGCCAGGCTGATCTTCCCGAGGCGTCGCGGGCCCGTCGCGTTCCTGCTGGCAGTCGCGATCGTCAGCAACGCGCTGGGCATCCTCAGCATTGCGATCTGGTTCCCGGAACCGGGCGCGTATCCGATCGGCCTGTTCCTGATGGCGGCGGCGGTGCTGATGGCGGCGCTGCTGCGCTTCATGGGGACCAACGCCATCTGGCCGTACCTGGTGACCAGTGGTGCCGTCTCATGGCTGGCCTGTTACTGGAGCGGCATCCAGCCGGCGTTGGCGCTGGTGCCCATCGTGCCCTTCCTGCCGCACCGGCCGCGTGCGCTCGACGCGTCCGCCGATCGGCCGGACGACCAGCGCCTGCCGCAGCGGCGGTTCGAGCACATCTTCAAGTACCCGGTGCAGGTGGTGCTGTTCTTGTTCGGCCTGGTCAACGGCGGCGTGCTGCTGACGGCAGGGATGACGGGCGCGTGGGCCGTGCTCACCGCGGCACTGGTCGGCCGCCCAGTCGGTATTCTCGTCGCGAGTGGCCTGGCGGTCATGGCCGGCTTGCGCCTCCCCGCGCACTTGCGCTGGCGCGAGCTCGTCGTGGTGTCCCTGGCGGCGTCGGCCGGATTCTCCTTTGCGCTGTTCTTCGCGACTGCAGTGGTGCCGCCGGGTCCGCACCTGTCCGATCTGAAACTCGGCGCGCTGTCCACCGTCGCCGGCGCCCTCGTTGCGATCGCGGCCGGCCGCCTGTTGCACGTCGGCCGCTTCGGCCGGCGCCCGCCTCAGGCCGCGACGGCCTGA
- a CDS encoding metallophosphoesterase gives MARQSQGVHRAVAGRGLQYALTALAVAVSLSGGSVTGLSLPSRPESLKFAVLGDFGDGDQPEYDVAAQMARVRERFPFEFVITTGDNFLGSQEDPHHLAEKFERPFAPLLQAGVRFYASLGNHDKPSISQYPLFNMSGRQYYTFARKNVRFFVLDTNYYDRRQAAWLEEALRSSQDDWKICYFHHPLYSNGSSHGPEIELRILLEPLFARYGVDVVFSGHEHVYERLTPQKGIQYFVNGSGGQAIGKIEPGGSTVAAYADDQSFMMAEVIGHDLYFETVSRTGATVDGGVFRRPPRN, from the coding sequence ATGGCGAGGCAATCACAGGGCGTCCACCGGGCCGTCGCCGGGCGCGGCCTGCAATACGCATTGACCGCCCTTGCGGTGGCGGTGTCGCTGTCCGGCGGCAGCGTCACCGGCCTCTCGCTGCCGAGCCGGCCCGAGTCACTCAAGTTCGCCGTCCTGGGGGACTTTGGCGACGGCGATCAACCGGAGTACGACGTCGCCGCCCAGATGGCGCGCGTGCGCGAGCGGTTTCCCTTCGAGTTCGTCATCACCACCGGCGACAACTTCCTCGGCAGCCAGGAAGACCCGCACCACCTGGCCGAAAAGTTCGAGCGGCCGTTCGCCCCGCTCCTCCAGGCTGGCGTGCGCTTCTACGCCTCGCTCGGCAACCACGACAAGCCGTCAATCAGCCAATACCCGCTGTTCAACATGAGCGGACGCCAGTACTACACGTTCGCCAGGAAGAACGTCCGCTTCTTCGTGCTCGACACCAACTACTACGATCGCCGGCAGGCGGCGTGGCTGGAGGAGGCGCTCCGCAGCAGCCAGGACGACTGGAAGATCTGCTACTTCCATCATCCCCTCTACTCCAACGGCAGCTCCCACGGCCCGGAGATCGAACTGCGAATCCTGCTCGAGCCGCTGTTTGCCCGCTACGGTGTCGACGTCGTCTTCTCGGGGCACGAGCACGTCTACGAGCGCCTGACGCCGCAAAAGGGCATTCAGTACTTCGTCAACGGCTCCGGCGGCCAGGCGATCGGCAAGATCGAGCCGGGCGGTTCCACCGTGGCCGCATACGCGGACGACCAGAGCTTCATGATGGCCGAAGTGATCGGCCACGATCTGTACTTCGAAACCGTGTCACGCACGGGCGCGACGGTGGATGGCGGCGTTTTCCGCCGGCCGCCAAGGAATTGA
- a CDS encoding HupE/UreJ family protein, translating into MPPRHTIRWIAALLLLIAAPLATDVLAHGVAASDKDLITQGRQLAVFLYLGAKHMVTGYDHLLFLFGVIFFLYRLKEVAIYVTLFAVGHSVTLLYAVLSGTHVNPFIIDAIIGLSVVYKALDNIGGLHRLLGFQPNTRLAVWIFGLFHGLGLGTKLQDFSLSADGLVPNILAFNVGVELGQVLGLSAILIAMGFWRRSAGFTHHAYAANVIVMTCGFILAGYQLAGFAIQ; encoded by the coding sequence GTGCCCCCCCGCCACACCATCCGCTGGATCGCCGCGCTCCTGCTGCTGATTGCCGCCCCGTTGGCGACCGACGTGCTGGCGCACGGCGTGGCGGCCAGTGACAAGGACCTGATCACGCAGGGCCGCCAGCTCGCGGTGTTCCTCTACCTCGGCGCCAAGCACATGGTCACCGGCTACGACCACCTGCTGTTCCTGTTCGGCGTGATCTTCTTCCTCTATCGGCTCAAGGAAGTGGCGATCTACGTGACGCTGTTCGCGGTCGGCCACAGCGTGACGCTGCTCTATGCGGTGTTGAGCGGCACGCACGTCAACCCGTTCATCATCGACGCCATCATCGGCCTGTCGGTGGTCTACAAGGCGCTCGACAACATCGGCGGGCTCCACCGCCTGCTCGGCTTCCAGCCCAACACCAGGCTCGCGGTGTGGATCTTCGGTCTCTTCCACGGACTGGGGCTCGGCACCAAGCTCCAGGATTTCTCGCTCTCCGCCGACGGGCTGGTGCCCAACATCCTGGCCTTCAACGTCGGCGTCGAGCTCGGGCAGGTGCTGGGCCTCAGCGCGATCCTGATCGCGATGGGCTTCTGGCGCCGGTCGGCGGGCTTCACCCACCACGCCTACGCCGCCAACGTGATCGTGATGACGTGCGGCTTCATCCTGGCGGGCTATCAGCTCGCCGGCTTCGCCATTCAATAG
- a CDS encoding VWA domain-containing protein produces the protein MSRDATALVTGILLAAVITPLSGQQPTFRSGVDLVTVDATVLSGDGHPIDSLGPDDFQIKVDGRPRRVVSAQFVSQAARSTRPSRPAAAHFTSNEDADAGRVVIVAVDQAHIRRLEGRPALQAADAFIERLDPSDRVAVIGLARLGSLALTRDRVDLTQRLAALAGQADPVSHQFNVGLSEALEIAEGSRTRLADAVLRECGRALTDYVNLARAADDAAGGRDACPEQVEQEARATAQHAHIQARISLSALEALVASLKDLPGPKTVIVLSEGMVADPRRVDVMKLAAEAQAARVTIYALHLEVPAFEAAQDRVSPTFVRDIQVLGDGLARVAGAARGTVFRLAGSDPKPFDRIARELSGYYLLAFAPLDAERDGRSHRIQVALARGRGDVRARTGFTLPVAPTSAPTRDARLAAVLRAAAPSTELPVRVSTYTYAEPDSARLRVVVSAETGSGERAPSSALLGFVVIDARGVIAATAGHESPTGRYAFSATVPGGDYTLRVGALDSFGRQGSVERPFAARLIESGGVRISDLMLAPLPARPRDPLEPLVDRVSPGNVIAYLEMLAAAREQLPNLVRIVVVPEDGGDSLVAVTADLTAPGAARSLEKGIATGALSIARAVLPTATLRPGRYVARAEVLFGDTVVTRVARPFSIPD, from the coding sequence ATGTCAAGAGATGCAACGGCGTTGGTTACCGGCATCCTGCTCGCGGCCGTAATCACTCCGCTGTCCGGTCAGCAGCCCACCTTTCGATCGGGCGTCGACCTGGTCACCGTCGATGCCACGGTGCTGAGTGGCGACGGGCATCCGATTGATTCGCTCGGCCCGGACGACTTTCAAATCAAGGTTGACGGCCGGCCCCGGCGGGTGGTGTCTGCACAGTTTGTTTCGCAGGCTGCTCGCAGCACACGCCCATCACGGCCGGCCGCCGCTCATTTCACCTCGAACGAAGACGCCGACGCCGGCCGCGTGGTGATCGTGGCGGTGGACCAGGCGCACATCCGCCGCCTTGAAGGGCGGCCCGCGCTTCAGGCTGCCGACGCGTTCATCGAACGGCTGGACCCGTCGGATCGGGTCGCCGTGATCGGCCTCGCGCGGCTCGGGTCGCTCGCCCTCACGCGCGATCGTGTGGACCTCACGCAGCGGCTGGCGGCGCTGGCCGGACAGGCCGACCCGGTCTCCCACCAGTTCAACGTCGGGCTGAGCGAGGCGCTCGAGATTGCCGAGGGCAGCCGCACGCGACTGGCCGATGCCGTGCTCCGCGAGTGCGGGCGCGCCCTCACCGACTACGTCAACCTGGCGCGCGCGGCCGACGATGCGGCCGGCGGGCGCGATGCGTGTCCCGAGCAGGTCGAGCAGGAAGCGCGCGCGACGGCCCAGCACGCGCACATCCAGGCGCGCATTTCGCTGAGCGCCCTCGAAGCGCTGGTCGCGAGCCTCAAGGACCTCCCCGGCCCGAAGACCGTCATCGTGCTGTCGGAAGGCATGGTGGCCGACCCTCGCCGCGTGGACGTGATGAAGCTGGCGGCGGAAGCACAGGCGGCCCGCGTCACCATTTACGCCCTGCACCTCGAGGTGCCGGCCTTTGAAGCCGCGCAGGACCGGGTCTCGCCGACGTTCGTGCGCGACATCCAGGTGCTGGGTGACGGCCTGGCGCGCGTGGCCGGCGCCGCCCGCGGCACCGTGTTCCGGCTGGCCGGGAGCGATCCGAAGCCGTTCGATCGGATTGCCCGCGAGCTCTCCGGCTACTACCTGCTCGCGTTTGCCCCGCTCGACGCGGAGCGCGACGGCCGCTCGCATCGCATCCAGGTCGCGCTGGCCCGGGGCCGCGGCGACGTGCGGGCCCGCACCGGGTTCACGCTGCCCGTCGCGCCGACCTCGGCGCCGACCCGCGACGCGCGGCTCGCCGCGGTGCTGCGCGCGGCGGCGCCGTCAACCGAGCTGCCGGTGCGGGTGTCCACCTACACCTACGCCGAGCCGGATTCAGCCAGGCTGAGGGTCGTCGTGAGCGCCGAGACCGGCTCCGGCGAACGGGCGCCGTCGAGCGCGCTGCTGGGCTTCGTGGTGATCGACGCCCGCGGTGTGATCGCCGCGACGGCCGGCCACGAGTCGCCGACGGGGCGCTATGCGTTCAGCGCCACCGTGCCGGGTGGCGACTACACGCTGCGGGTCGGGGCATTGGATTCGTTCGGGCGGCAGGGCAGTGTCGAGCGCCCGTTCGCGGCACGCCTGATCGAATCAGGTGGCGTGCGCATCAGCGACCTGATGCTGGCCCCGCTGCCGGCACGGCCCAGGGATCCGCTGGAGCCGCTGGTCGATCGCGTGAGCCCCGGCAACGTGATCGCGTACCTGGAAATGCTGGCCGCGGCCCGCGAGCAACTGCCCAATCTCGTCCGCATCGTCGTGGTGCCGGAAGACGGAGGCGACAGCCTGGTGGCGGTGACGGCCGACCTGACCGCGCCGGGCGCGGCCCGCTCCCTCGAGAAGGGCATTGCGACCGGGGCCTTGTCGATCGCCCGCGCCGTCCTGCCGACGGCGACGCTGCGCCCCGGCCGCTACGTCGCCAGAGCGGAGGTGCTGTTCGGCGACACCGTGGTCACGCGAGTGGCGCGGCCGTTCAGCATTCCCGACTGA